One part of the Sphingopyxis sp. PAMC25046 genome encodes these proteins:
- a CDS encoding N-acetylmuramoyl-L-alanine amidase translates to MSPLLVLIGMIGASPAALPALTRAIDVDPRPASAGEFNPASQGLSGELQPFTRFRAKRPEKRYSVTVPIGKPKPAVALPPIEGPADARMPLVVIDAGHGGHDPGAISPHDGSHEKDITLALARAIRKDLLASGRVRVALTRSDDRFLVLEERYGIARRLKADLFISVHADAAENQDASGASIYTLAEVASDREAARLAARENKANIINGVDLGAHSGDVSAILLDLTQRESMNVASDFARLLQREASDEVKFRTTAHRFASFIVLKAPDTPSVLFETGFISNKDDVEFLASPAGQKKVARGVRDAVQIHFARRNVAR, encoded by the coding sequence ATGAGCCCGCTGCTCGTCCTGATTGGCATGATCGGAGCCTCCCCGGCGGCATTGCCGGCGCTGACCCGCGCGATCGATGTCGACCCGCGCCCCGCCTCGGCCGGTGAATTCAACCCGGCATCGCAGGGCCTGAGCGGCGAATTGCAGCCGTTCACCCGCTTTCGTGCCAAGCGTCCGGAAAAACGCTATAGCGTGACGGTTCCGATCGGAAAGCCCAAGCCCGCGGTGGCGCTGCCCCCCATCGAAGGCCCCGCCGACGCGCGTATGCCGCTCGTGGTGATCGACGCGGGACACGGCGGCCACGACCCCGGTGCGATTTCTCCGCACGACGGCAGCCATGAAAAGGACATCACGTTGGCGCTCGCCCGCGCGATCCGTAAGGATTTGCTCGCCTCGGGGCGCGTACGTGTCGCGCTTACGCGTTCGGACGATCGCTTTCTCGTGCTCGAAGAGCGTTACGGCATCGCCCGGCGGTTGAAGGCCGATCTGTTTATCTCGGTTCACGCCGACGCGGCCGAGAACCAGGACGCCAGCGGCGCTTCGATCTATACGCTGGCCGAAGTCGCCTCCGACCGCGAGGCGGCGCGGCTGGCAGCGCGCGAGAACAAGGCGAATATCATCAACGGCGTCGATCTTGGCGCGCACAGCGGCGATGTGTCGGCGATCCTGCTCGACCTCACCCAGCGCGAGTCGATGAATGTCGCCTCCGACTTCGCGCGGCTGCTCCAGCGCGAGGCCTCCGACGAGGTCAAATTCCGCACCACCGCGCACCGCTTCGCCTCGTTCATCGTGCTGAAGGCGCCCGACACGCCGTCGGTGCTTTTCGAAACCGGCTTCATCTCGAACAAGGACGATGTCGAGTTTCTCGCTTCGCCCGCAGGACAGAAAAAGGTCGCGCGCGGCGTCCGCGACGCGGTGCAGATCCATTTCGCGCGGCGCAACGTGGCGCGCTGA
- a CDS encoding dihydrofolate reductase family protein encodes MSKVKVAAFSLSLDGYGAGREQSLQDPLGRDGERLHDWFVPTRSFQKMSDKEEGTTGVDDDFGAQSFENLGAWIMGRNMFGPVRGDWPDNEWKGWWGDNPPYHVPVFVLTHHPRAPVTMAGGTTFHFVTDGVEAALERARDAAGDRDVRIGGGVSTIRQYLKARLIDELHLAVAPVLLGGGESLFAGIDLPELGYRVTRHVAGAGATHMIVSRG; translated from the coding sequence ATGTCCAAGGTAAAGGTTGCCGCATTCAGCCTCTCGCTCGATGGCTATGGCGCAGGACGCGAACAGAGTTTGCAGGACCCGCTGGGCCGCGACGGTGAAAGGCTGCACGACTGGTTCGTCCCAACGCGCTCGTTCCAGAAAATGTCCGACAAGGAGGAGGGGACGACCGGGGTCGATGATGATTTCGGCGCGCAGAGCTTTGAAAATCTGGGCGCGTGGATCATGGGTCGCAACATGTTCGGCCCGGTACGCGGCGACTGGCCCGACAACGAATGGAAGGGCTGGTGGGGCGACAATCCACCTTATCATGTCCCGGTTTTCGTCCTGACGCACCATCCGCGCGCGCCCGTCACCATGGCGGGCGGCACGACTTTCCACTTCGTCACCGACGGGGTCGAGGCGGCGCTCGAACGCGCGCGCGACGCGGCCGGCGATCGCGACGTCCGCATCGGCGGCGGCGTGTCGACGATCCGCCAATATCTGAAAGCGCGTCTGATCGACGAGCTGCATCTGGCGGTCGCGCCCGTCCTGCTCGGCGGCGGCGAGAGCCTGTTCGCGGGTATCGACCTTCCCGAACTCGGCTATCGCGTGACGCGGCACGTTGCGGGCGCGGGCGCGACGCATATGATCGTCAGCCGGGGCTAG
- a CDS encoding helix-turn-helix domain-containing protein translates to MTNPRSGCPINLTLETLGDRWSLIVIRDIMFGNRRHFRELLTGSDERIASNILADRLKRLVEAGLLTKADDPTHKQKAVYSLTERAIDLVPLLVHMGAWGRRHLPVTHEMSIRQELLEEGGPMLWDDFMDELRTLHLGAPARGDSANVLERLTTAYRRVLKQK, encoded by the coding sequence GTGACGAACCCACGCTCCGGATGCCCGATCAACCTGACGCTGGAGACGCTCGGCGACCGCTGGAGCCTGATCGTCATCCGCGACATCATGTTCGGCAATCGCCGCCATTTCCGCGAATTGCTGACCGGGTCGGACGAGCGAATCGCGTCGAATATCCTTGCCGATCGGCTGAAGCGGCTGGTCGAGGCCGGGCTGCTCACCAAGGCCGACGACCCGACCCACAAGCAGAAGGCCGTCTACAGCCTGACCGAACGGGCGATCGATCTCGTGCCGCTGCTCGTCCATATGGGCGCTTGGGGCCGGCGGCATCTTCCTGTGACGCACGAGATGTCGATCCGCCAAGAACTGCTGGAGGAGGGCGGTCCCATGCTTTGGGACGATTTCATGGACGAGTTGCGCACGCTCCATCTGGGCGCACCGGCGCGCGGCGATTCGGCGAACGTGCTCGAGAGATTGACCACGGCCTATCGCCGGGTCTTGAAGCAGAAATAA
- a CDS encoding FAD-binding protein: protein MVWSNWSGSVTASGQFVRPQSEDELSMLVRSAHKLRVTGAGHSFMPLCESGELIVSLDDMAGAVHIAADRRTARIPAGWSIRRLTSALWEEGLALANQGDVNPQSLAGAMATGTHGTGVDLGSLSTFARGFRLVDAEGEPHWCDAATNADLY from the coding sequence ATGGTATGGAGCAACTGGTCGGGAAGCGTCACAGCCAGCGGACAGTTCGTCCGCCCGCAAAGCGAGGACGAGCTTTCGATGCTCGTCCGCAGCGCCCACAAGCTGCGCGTCACCGGCGCCGGACACAGTTTCATGCCGCTTTGCGAATCGGGCGAGCTGATCGTCAGCCTCGACGACATGGCGGGCGCGGTCCACATCGCCGCCGATCGCCGGACGGCGCGCATTCCCGCGGGCTGGAGCATCCGCCGGCTGACCTCGGCGCTGTGGGAGGAGGGATTGGCGCTCGCCAATCAGGGCGACGTCAATCCGCAATCGCTCGCCGGCGCGATGGCGACGGGGACGCATGGTACCGGCGTCGACCTCGGCTCCTTATCGACCTTCGCCCGCGGTTTCCGGCTCGTCGATGCCGAAGGCGAGCCGCATTGGTGCGATGCCGCGACGAACGCCGACCTCTATTAG
- a CDS encoding D-arabinono-1,4-lactone oxidase, translating into MFGVATEIEAAVVPAFHLAERIEKRRWEEIRESYDELAQQHRHIEFWFFPHSDYVILKTLDPCDPCDPPPSTTDMEEATFRLILDISARLPFLTPVLQRLMMKSGISGSRRGPAHSIFPSDRTIRFEEMEYEMPRAVGLEALAEVVGWIRKKRLPVTFPFEYRTVAADDIWMSPMNAGPVAAISMHQYAKMPWQQLFAAAEATFRGAGGRPHWAKRHRLNRADVTALYPMAGRYTAVRRAADPHGKFLNPHLETLFA; encoded by the coding sequence TTGTTCGGCGTCGCGACCGAAATCGAGGCCGCGGTCGTCCCCGCTTTTCACCTTGCCGAACGGATCGAGAAGCGCCGCTGGGAAGAGATACGCGAAAGCTATGATGAGTTGGCGCAGCAGCACCGCCATATCGAATTCTGGTTCTTCCCGCACAGCGACTATGTGATCCTCAAAACGCTCGATCCCTGCGACCCGTGCGACCCGCCGCCGAGCACGACCGACATGGAGGAGGCGACCTTTCGCCTTATCCTCGACATTTCGGCGCGGCTGCCGTTCCTGACGCCCGTGCTCCAGCGGTTGATGATGAAAAGCGGCATCTCGGGCAGCCGCCGCGGGCCAGCCCACAGCATCTTCCCGTCCGACCGCACGATTCGCTTCGAGGAGATGGAATATGAAATGCCGCGCGCCGTCGGACTCGAGGCGCTAGCTGAAGTCGTCGGCTGGATCCGCAAGAAACGGCTGCCGGTCACCTTCCCCTTCGAATATCGCACCGTTGCCGCCGACGATATCTGGATGAGCCCGATGAACGCCGGCCCGGTCGCCGCGATCTCGATGCACCAATATGCGAAAATGCCTTGGCAACAGCTCTTCGCCGCGGCCGAGGCGACCTTCCGCGGCGCCGGCGGGCGGCCGCACTGGGCGAAGCGTCATCGACTGAACCGCGCGGACGTCACCGCTCTCTATCCGATGGCGGGGCGCTATACTGCGGTGCGCCGCGCCGCTGATCCGCACGGCAAATTTCTCAATCCGCATCTGGAGACCTTGTTCGCATGA
- a CDS encoding DSD1 family PLP-dependent enzyme, whose product MTNDRELHEHLIGRQGSRADLNTPALILDADALDRNIGRMAALAARHGVALRPHAKTHKSIDIALRQIAAGAVGVCCAKIGEAEVLAGGGVTGILITSPVAAPAAIERLAKLAVTAEGLMAVLDHPGVANRLQSALAAAGARLDVVIDIDPGIARTGVASAEAAVALATAISAAPNLVYRGVQFYCGSQQHIESYTDRRAAIVERTAYLQEVIAALAEAGFAPGLVTGSGTGTHRIDLDLGAFTELQAGSYVFMDKQYLDCDLTGDAEPPFEVSLSVDARVVSANHSGLVTIDAGYKSLSTDGGVAVVQRGAPETAFFAFMGDEHAALIAPEIGKELQPGDPVSLTVPHCDPTVNLYDSYHVVSGETLVDIWPVSARGRAR is encoded by the coding sequence ATGACCAACGACCGTGAATTGCACGAGCATCTGATCGGCCGCCAGGGCTCGCGCGCCGACCTCAACACGCCGGCGCTGATCCTCGACGCCGACGCGCTCGACCGCAATATCGGCCGCATGGCGGCGCTCGCCGCCCGGCACGGCGTCGCGTTGCGCCCGCACGCCAAGACGCACAAGAGCATCGACATTGCGCTCCGCCAGATCGCTGCGGGCGCGGTCGGGGTCTGCTGCGCCAAGATCGGCGAGGCCGAGGTATTGGCCGGAGGCGGCGTGACCGGTATCCTCATCACTTCGCCCGTTGCAGCGCCCGCCGCGATCGAGCGGCTCGCGAAGCTCGCGGTGACCGCCGAAGGGCTGATGGCGGTTCTCGATCATCCGGGCGTCGCCAATCGGCTCCAGTCGGCGCTCGCCGCCGCCGGCGCGCGGCTCGACGTCGTCATCGATATCGACCCAGGCATCGCGCGCACCGGCGTCGCCTCGGCCGAAGCGGCCGTCGCGCTGGCAACGGCGATTTCGGCAGCGCCGAACCTCGTATATCGCGGCGTCCAATTCTATTGCGGGTCGCAGCAGCATATCGAAAGCTACACCGACCGCCGCGCCGCGATCGTCGAGCGCACCGCCTATTTGCAGGAGGTGATCGCGGCGCTGGCCGAAGCGGGCTTCGCGCCCGGCCTCGTCACCGGGTCGGGCACGGGCACGCACCGGATCGACCTCGACCTCGGCGCCTTCACCGAGCTGCAGGCGGGCTCTTACGTCTTCATGGACAAGCAATATCTCGATTGCGACCTGACCGGCGACGCCGAGCCGCCGTTCGAGGTTTCGCTGTCGGTCGATGCGCGGGTCGTCAGCGCGAATCACAGCGGTCTCGTCACGATCGACGCCGGGTACAAGTCGCTCTCGACCGACGGCGGCGTCGCGGTGGTCCAGCGCGGCGCGCCCGAAACCGCCTTCTTCGCTTTCATGGGCGACGAACATGCCGCGCTGATCGCGCCCGAAATCGGAAAGGAATTGCAGCCGGGCGATCCCGTCAGCCTGACCGTGCCGCACTGCGATCCGACGGTGAATCTCTATGACAGTTATCATGTCGTTTCCGGCGAAACGCTGGTCGACATCTGGCCGGTCAGCGCGCGCGGCCGCGCGCGATGA
- a CDS encoding TetR/AcrR family transcriptional regulator, which produces MSVAARRPPQQDRARQTRERLLDVAGELLAEVGVERISTNMIAARAGLTPPALYRYFGDKYAVLEALGRRLMERQNAVLDAWLARHAPAGIAAMADHIGELLSENAAVTRAEPGAVWILRSLHASPQLVHVRLESHRHVADRLADACHAHLPRIDRAMLWSRLRLAVEIGFAADEMLYEEDRVSTDAVFAEVAAMLRRALLDLLSPPPDCGRG; this is translated from the coding sequence ATGAGCGTCGCCGCCCGCCGCCCGCCGCAGCAGGACCGCGCGCGCCAGACGCGCGAACGCTTGCTCGACGTTGCGGGCGAATTGCTCGCCGAGGTCGGGGTCGAGCGGATTTCGACCAATATGATCGCGGCGCGCGCCGGGCTGACGCCGCCCGCGCTCTACCGCTATTTCGGCGACAAATATGCGGTGCTCGAAGCGCTCGGGCGGCGGCTGATGGAGCGCCAGAATGCGGTGCTCGACGCCTGGCTCGCGCGCCACGCGCCGGCGGGAATCGCCGCCATGGCCGACCATATCGGCGAACTTCTGTCCGAAAACGCCGCGGTGACGCGCGCCGAACCGGGGGCGGTATGGATATTGCGGTCGCTCCACGCGTCGCCGCAACTCGTCCATGTCCGGCTCGAATCGCACCGCCATGTCGCCGACCGGCTGGCGGACGCTTGCCACGCGCATCTTCCCCGCATCGACCGCGCTATGCTGTGGTCGCGTCTGCGGCTGGCGGTCGAGATCGGCTTCGCGGCCGATGAAATGCTTTACGAGGAGGATCGGGTTTCGACCGACGCGGTGTTCGCCGAAGTCGCCGCGATGCTGCGGCGGGCGCTGCTCGACCTTTTAAGTCCCCCTCCCGATTGCGGGAGGGGCTAG
- a CDS encoding transglycosylase domain-containing protein, with protein sequence MAADSPPDFRLRLRRDGNAVIAWLRDMWTRRWFRWLGYLALAGLLGIALIWAIFARDLPSVDQLRDYEPPLPTMVRDGEGKPVHAYARERRVQLEYSEYPQLLVRAFLAAEDKTFFSHGGIDYPGIASAIITNLSSSGRPVGASTITQQVAKNLLLTNELSYRRKVREAILAMRIEDALTKEQILELYLNEIPLGRRSFGVQAASRAYFDKDVDQLALHEMAFLAILPKAPEKYGRTRFEREALARRNFVLGSMEDNGWINAAQRDAARAMPLGLTDSGNRAVAQVGGYYMEEVRRQLIAEFGETAEDGPHSVYAGGLWVRTPYDGKMQGAAAMALRKGLQRYDAGKGWSGPIATIEADDQWQSRLASSFIGIDYDNWRVAAVLSKSGGEARIGFSNGDTGRLPASSAGMRYRKTGGSAFSALRPGDLIVVKSAGGDGYALRNIPEVSGGMVVESPHSGRIYAMQGGFDVRLSSFNRATQAERQPGSTIKPFVYAAALDNGMTPATMIVDGSFCVYQGAALGNKCFRNFGNSGGSGEHTMRWGLEQSRNLMTVRAASLVGMEPVVEMISRMGIGQHEPYLSTALGAGSTTVEKITNAYAMLANHGRALKPRVIDYAQDRRGKVIFPKNWKPCERCNMKDWDGRPMPRFAKSGKQLMDPITAYQVVHMLEGVVQRGTAVRLRDLDVPLFGKTGTTSGPNDVWFVGGTPDVVAGMYIGFDQPRSMGGYAQGGSYAAPIFKDFALAALADRQPIPFSAPKGVRMVRIDRQSGRRVYGAWPVTDPKASIIWEAFKPESEPRRTIREEEIKPIKAPRRQDVPVQQSPGRRSDSEFLEDRGGII encoded by the coding sequence ATGGCCGCCGACAGTCCGCCCGATTTCCGCCTTCGCCTTCGCCGCGACGGCAATGCCGTCATCGCCTGGCTGCGCGACATGTGGACGCGGCGCTGGTTCCGCTGGCTCGGCTATCTCGCGCTCGCCGGCCTCCTCGGTATCGCGCTGATCTGGGCGATTTTCGCGCGCGACCTCCCTTCGGTCGACCAGCTTCGCGACTATGAGCCGCCGTTGCCGACGATGGTCCGCGACGGCGAGGGCAAGCCGGTGCACGCCTATGCCCGCGAACGCCGCGTCCAGCTCGAATATAGCGAATATCCGCAGCTGCTCGTCCGTGCCTTTCTCGCCGCCGAGGACAAGACCTTCTTTAGCCACGGCGGCATCGATTATCCGGGGATTGCTTCGGCGATCATCACCAATCTTTCGAGTAGTGGCCGCCCCGTCGGCGCCTCGACGATTACGCAGCAGGTCGCGAAGAATCTGCTGCTCACCAACGAACTCAGCTATCGCCGCAAGGTGCGCGAGGCGATCCTTGCGATGCGCATCGAGGATGCGCTGACCAAGGAACAGATTCTCGAACTTTATCTCAACGAAATCCCGCTCGGCCGCCGCAGCTTCGGCGTGCAGGCGGCGAGCCGCGCCTATTTCGACAAGGATGTCGACCAGCTCGCGCTCCACGAAATGGCTTTCCTCGCGATCCTGCCCAAGGCGCCCGAGAAATACGGCCGCACCCGTTTCGAGCGCGAGGCGTTGGCGCGGCGCAACTTTGTGCTCGGGTCGATGGAGGACAATGGCTGGATCAACGCGGCGCAGCGCGACGCGGCGCGCGCGATGCCGCTGGGCCTGACCGACAGCGGCAACCGTGCGGTCGCACAGGTGGGCGGCTATTATATGGAAGAGGTCCGGCGCCAGCTGATCGCCGAATTCGGCGAAACGGCGGAGGATGGCCCCCACAGCGTCTATGCCGGCGGCCTCTGGGTGCGCACGCCCTATGACGGAAAGATGCAAGGGGCCGCGGCGATGGCGCTGCGCAAGGGCCTTCAGCGCTATGATGCTGGCAAGGGCTGGTCGGGGCCGATCGCGACGATCGAGGCCGACGACCAGTGGCAGAGCCGCCTCGCATCGAGCTTCATCGGCATCGATTACGACAATTGGCGCGTCGCCGCGGTGCTCTCGAAATCGGGCGGCGAGGCGCGGATCGGCTTTTCGAACGGCGACACCGGACGCCTGCCCGCGAGTTCGGCGGGGATGCGCTATCGCAAGACCGGCGGCAGCGCCTTTTCGGCGCTGCGCCCGGGCGATCTGATCGTCGTCAAATCGGCGGGCGGGGACGGCTACGCACTTCGCAATATTCCCGAAGTGTCGGGCGGCATGGTCGTCGAAAGCCCGCACTCGGGCCGTATCTATGCGATGCAGGGCGGCTTCGACGTCCGCCTGTCGTCGTTCAATCGCGCGACGCAGGCCGAACGCCAGCCGGGCTCGACGATCAAGCCCTTCGTCTATGCCGCCGCGCTCGACAACGGCATGACTCCCGCGACGATGATCGTCGACGGGTCCTTCTGCGTCTATCAGGGCGCGGCGCTCGGCAACAAATGCTTCCGCAACTTCGGCAATTCGGGCGGCAGCGGCGAACACACGATGCGCTGGGGCCTCGAACAGTCGCGCAACCTGATGACGGTGCGCGCGGCGAGCCTCGTCGGCATGGAACCGGTGGTCGAGATGATCAGCCGCATGGGCATCGGCCAGCACGAACCCTATCTTTCGACCGCGCTGGGCGCCGGGTCGACGACGGTCGAGAAGATCACCAACGCCTATGCTATGCTCGCCAATCACGGCCGCGCGCTGAAGCCGCGGGTGATCGATTACGCACAGGACCGTCGCGGCAAGGTGATCTTTCCGAAGAATTGGAAACCCTGTGAACGCTGCAACATGAAGGACTGGGACGGTCGGCCGATGCCGCGCTTCGCCAAGTCGGGCAAGCAGCTGATGGATCCGATCACCGCCTATCAGGTCGTCCATATGCTCGAAGGCGTCGTCCAGCGCGGCACCGCGGTGCGGCTGCGCGATCTGGACGTCCCGCTGTTCGGCAAGACCGGGACGACCTCGGGGCCGAACGATGTCTGGTTCGTCGGCGGCACGCCCGATGTCGTCGCGGGCATGTATATCGGTTTCGACCAGCCGCGCAGCATGGGCGGCTATGCCCAGGGCGGCAGCTATGCCGCGCCGATCTTCAAGGATTTCGCGCTCGCCGCGCTCGCCGACCGCCAGCCGATTCCCTTTTCGGCGCCGAAGGGCGTGCGGATGGTGCGGATCGATCGCCAGTCGGGACGCCGCGTCTATGGCGCCTGGCCGGTCACCGATCCCAAGGCATCGATCATCTGGGAAGCCTTCAAGCCCGAAAGCGAGCCGCGGCGGACGATCCGCGAGGAAGAGATCAAGCCGATCAAGGCGCCGCGGCGGCAGGATGTGCCCGTCCAGCAAAGCCCGGGTCGGCGCAGCGACAGCGAATTCCTGGAGGATCGCGGCGGCATCATCTGA
- the prfB gene encoding peptide chain release factor 2, whose amino-acid sequence MRAEAQDHIDKIGAALALLRRFLDWDRAVRRLDELNAKVEDPTLWNDAKAAQEVMRERRRLDEAITATRAIETECADTAELIELAEMEGDEAMVDEAVASLATLAARAEEDKIKALLAGEADGNDCYIEVHAGAGGTESQDWAEMLQRMYMRWAEKRGMKVELVEYQAGEQAGIKSATMLVKGENAYGYAKTESGVHRLVRISPYDSSARRHTSFSSVWVYPVIDDNIEIEINEGDLKIDTYRASGAGGQHVNTTDSAVRITHIPTGIVVASQNDRSQHKNRATAMGMLKARMYEAELQKREAAASGEYQAKTEIGWGHQIRSYVLQPYQLVKDLRTGVTSTAPGDVLDGALDPFMAAALSQKVTGEKVEVEDID is encoded by the coding sequence ATGCGCGCCGAAGCGCAGGATCATATCGACAAGATTGGCGCCGCGCTGGCGCTGCTGCGCCGCTTTCTCGACTGGGACCGCGCGGTGCGGCGGCTCGACGAACTCAATGCGAAGGTCGAAGACCCGACGCTGTGGAACGACGCCAAGGCGGCGCAAGAAGTGATGCGCGAACGCCGCCGGCTCGACGAGGCGATCACCGCGACGCGTGCGATCGAGACCGAATGCGCCGACACCGCCGAACTGATCGAGCTCGCCGAGATGGAAGGCGACGAGGCGATGGTCGACGAGGCCGTGGCCTCCTTGGCGACGCTCGCCGCGCGTGCCGAGGAAGACAAGATCAAGGCGCTGCTCGCGGGCGAGGCCGACGGCAACGACTGCTATATCGAAGTCCATGCCGGCGCCGGCGGTACCGAAAGCCAGGACTGGGCCGAGATGCTCCAGCGCATGTATATGCGCTGGGCTGAAAAGCGCGGAATGAAGGTCGAACTTGTCGAATATCAGGCCGGCGAACAGGCGGGCATCAAGTCGGCGACGATGCTGGTCAAGGGCGAGAATGCCTATGGTTATGCCAAGACCGAAAGCGGCGTCCACCGCCTCGTCCGCATTTCGCCCTATGACAGTTCGGCGCGGCGCCACACGAGCTTTTCGAGCGTCTGGGTCTATCCGGTGATCGACGACAATATCGAGATCGAGATCAACGAGGGCGACCTCAAGATCGATACCTATCGCGCCTCGGGCGCGGGCGGGCAGCATGTCAACACGACCGATTCGGCGGTGCGCATCACGCACATCCCGACCGGGATCGTCGTCGCGAGCCAGAACGACCGGTCGCAGCACAAGAACCGCGCGACCGCGATGGGGATGCTGAAGGCGCGCATGTATGAGGCCGAGCTCCAGAAGCGCGAGGCCGCGGCGTCGGGCGAATATCAGGCGAAAACCGAAATCGGCTGGGGCCACCAGATCCGTTCCTATGTCCTCCAGCCCTATCAGCTGGTGAAGGACCTGCGCACCGGTGTGACCTCGACCGCCCCCGGCGACGTGCTCGACGGCGCGCTCGATCCCTTCATGGCGGCCGCCCTTTCGCAGAAGGTGACGGGCGAGAAGGTCGAGGTGGAGGACATCGATTGA
- a CDS encoding class I SAM-dependent methyltransferase has product MKRAAFALALLPLLSGCEAPWGDDGDRATSARDFPPADRPVASTVSTKWSTEEARDRVNEAEDVMDSADVRPGMTVADIGAGDGYYTVRLAQRVGANGRVLAQDIMPEVIERLADRVARERLDNVSLKLGAVDDPRLPAASFDRVFMVHMYHEIGEPYAFLWRLRPALRQGGQVIVVDGDRPIAQHGTPFRLLVCEFQAVGYKLVSYDDKQHAGGYLARFVPKGKRPGPEAIKVCDNP; this is encoded by the coding sequence ATGAAGCGCGCTGCCTTCGCCCTCGCGCTCCTGCCGCTGCTTAGCGGCTGCGAAGCGCCATGGGGCGACGACGGCGACCGCGCCACGAGCGCGCGCGACTTTCCGCCCGCCGATCGCCCGGTCGCCTCCACCGTTTCGACCAAATGGTCGACCGAGGAAGCGCGCGACCGCGTCAACGAGGCCGAGGATGTCATGGATTCGGCCGATGTCCGTCCCGGCATGACCGTCGCCGACATCGGTGCCGGCGACGGCTATTATACCGTGCGCCTCGCGCAGCGCGTCGGCGCCAACGGCCGTGTGCTCGCGCAGGACATCATGCCCGAGGTGATCGAACGGCTCGCCGACCGAGTCGCGCGCGAGCGGCTCGACAATGTCTCGCTGAAGCTCGGCGCGGTCGACGATCCGCGCCTGCCCGCGGCGAGCTTCGACCGCGTCTTCATGGTCCATATGTATCACGAGATCGGCGAACCCTACGCCTTCCTGTGGCGCCTGCGCCCGGCGTTGCGCCAAGGCGGGCAGGTGATCGTGGTCGACGGCGACCGTCCGATCGCGCAGCATGGCACGCCCTTCCGCCTGCTCGTCTGCGAATTTCAGGCGGTCGGCTACAAGCTCGTCTCTTACGACGACAAGCAGCATGCTGGCGGCTATCTCGCGCGTTTCGTGCCCAAGGGCAAACGCCCGGGGCCCGAGGCGATCAAGGTCTGCGACAATCCCTAG
- a CDS encoding DsrE family protein, with translation MSQLNIIVAVAEGRRLYAALEAAMASAALGRPARVFLQGEAAALLRAPVLFGGDEARRAAGQPDLAWLIEEAAAMDVALFVCQSGMALVGSTATELVPHVRTAGLVSFLADVGAEDRLIVY, from the coding sequence ATGTCGCAGCTGAACATCATCGTCGCGGTCGCCGAGGGGCGGCGGCTCTATGCGGCGCTCGAAGCCGCAATGGCATCGGCAGCGCTGGGGCGCCCGGCGCGCGTCTTCCTGCAAGGCGAGGCCGCGGCGTTGCTGCGCGCCCCGGTGTTGTTCGGCGGCGACGAGGCACGCCGCGCAGCGGGCCAGCCCGATCTCGCCTGGTTAATCGAGGAAGCGGCCGCGATGGATGTTGCGCTGTTCGTCTGCCAGTCGGGCATGGCGCTCGTCGGGTCGACGGCGACCGAGCTGGTCCCGCACGTCCGCACCGCGGGGCTGGTCAGCTTCCTCGCCGACGTTGGCGCCGAGGACCGGCTGATCGTCTATTAA